A genomic stretch from Aerococcaceae bacterium zg-1292 includes:
- a CDS encoding GntP family permease — protein METAVSSTQMLVGLGIGIVLLLFLAMKTRVHIFVALIISSITTGLIGGLAFKDVISSITGGFGSTLGSTGIIIGLGVMMGAVLEKSGAAEQMAFSIIKLVGKGREEWALAITGYIVAIPVFADSGLVILTPLAKSLSRMTGKSVVGLGLALATGLQLTHVFVPPTPGPLAVAGILDIDLGLMILAGVGMTLPTLIMSTLYSIWLGKRLYIVPNEDGTDYIRGDFKEEYIRSIENVENVYKEKNLPGAALSFSPIVVPLILILLKTVTEFVKYSGAGKELISTVGHPIMALIIGLLLAIYGLGKRYSKDELFAAIEDGVKSTGMIMLITGAGGALGYVVRDAGIGDALGEAVLHSGIPGILVPFVIAALMRISLGSATVALITAATLTAPLVTQMGLNPVLVAMSTCAGAVSFSYFNDSGFWVFNGLYGLKEVKDQFMAKTMVSFIGAGSCLALVLVLSLFF, from the coding sequence ATGGAAACAGCAGTCAGTAGCACTCAAATGTTAGTTGGACTGGGCATAGGAATTGTATTATTACTTTTCTTAGCAATGAAGACACGAGTGCATATTTTTGTAGCACTTATTATTTCATCAATTACTACAGGATTAATTGGGGGATTAGCATTTAAAGATGTTATTTCATCAATTACTGGAGGTTTTGGTAGTACGTTAGGAAGCACTGGGATTATTATTGGATTAGGCGTAATGATGGGTGCTGTACTAGAGAAATCGGGTGCAGCAGAGCAAATGGCTTTTTCAATTATTAAATTAGTTGGTAAAGGACGAGAAGAGTGGGCGCTTGCAATTACAGGATATATTGTAGCTATACCCGTTTTTGCAGATTCCGGATTGGTAATTTTAACACCATTAGCAAAATCATTATCTAGAATGACTGGTAAAAGTGTTGTAGGTCTAGGGCTCGCATTAGCAACTGGTTTACAGTTAACACATGTATTCGTACCACCGACACCAGGTCCACTAGCCGTAGCTGGAATTTTGGATATTGATTTAGGATTAATGATTTTAGCAGGAGTAGGAATGACACTACCTACTTTGATTATGTCAACATTGTATAGTATTTGGTTAGGAAAACGATTATATATCGTACCAAACGAAGATGGAACCGACTATATTCGTGGTGATTTTAAAGAAGAATATATCCGCTCAATTGAAAATGTGGAAAATGTATATAAAGAAAAGAATTTACCAGGTGCAGCGTTATCATTTTCTCCGATTGTTGTCCCTTTAATTTTAATTTTATTAAAAACTGTCACTGAATTTGTGAAATATTCTGGTGCTGGTAAAGAGTTGATTTCAACTGTTGGTCACCCAATCATGGCGTTAATTATAGGATTACTATTAGCAATATACGGTCTAGGGAAACGATATTCAAAAGACGAATTATTTGCTGCGATTGAAGATGGTGTTAAATCCACTGGTATGATTATGTTAATCACTGGAGCTGGTGGGGCTTTAGGGTATGTAGTTCGTGATGCGGGAATTGGCGATGCTTTAGGTGAAGCAGTGCTACATTCAGGAATTCCTGGTATTTTAGTTCCATTTGTAATTGCTGCATTAATGCGTATCTCATTAGGATCTGCAACAGTAGCTTTAATTACTGCAGCGACTTTAACAGCGCCACTAGTAACTCAAATGGGATTAAATCCAGTATTAGTAGCTATGTCAACATGTGCAGGTGCAGTATCATTTAGTTACTTTAATGATAGTGGATTCTGGGTGTTTAATGGGTTGTATGGTTTAAAAGAAGTGAAAGATCAATTTATGGCAAAAACAATGGTGTCATTTATCGGTGCTGGCTCATGTTTAGCATTAGTATTGGTTTTAAGTTTATTTTTCTAA
- a CDS encoding IclR family transcriptional regulator, which produces MANENPVYGTVLLKASNIINVIAKSSEPLALNTIAQECGYTVSTTSKILDTLQLIEYVQRNPVDKKFSLGIALIQYSNAALMQFDIIRDSYFALKALFDEFHETVHLGMLKDNQMLYINKFSSPENNKQMLSQIGGTRELYCSAMGKAILSTFSIERQKAYIDTIHLTPFTNQTITDKSILTQEIQLVRQQGFATDNREIENHLYCIGAAIHTANEPNAQYAFSVTIPYYRLTDELKQTLINRVLETKELIEKMVL; this is translated from the coding sequence ATGGCGAACGAAAACCCTGTTTACGGAACAGTATTATTAAAAGCATCAAATATCATCAATGTTATAGCTAAGTCATCTGAACCTCTAGCATTAAATACAATTGCTCAAGAATGCGGATACACTGTCAGCACCACATCTAAAATCCTTGATACCTTACAATTAATTGAATATGTACAGCGTAACCCTGTCGACAAAAAATTTTCACTAGGCATTGCACTCATTCAATATTCAAACGCCGCCTTGATGCAGTTTGATATTATTCGCGATTCATATTTTGCTTTAAAAGCATTATTTGACGAATTTCATGAAACTGTACACCTTGGGATGTTAAAAGATAATCAAATGCTCTATATTAACAAATTTAGCTCTCCTGAAAATAATAAGCAAATGCTCTCGCAAATCGGTGGTACAAGAGAATTGTATTGTTCTGCAATGGGAAAAGCAATTCTTAGTACATTCTCAATTGAAAGACAAAAGGCTTATATTGATACGATTCATCTAACGCCGTTTACAAATCAAACGATTACTGATAAATCGATACTTACACAAGAAATTCAGCTTGTAAGACAACAAGGTTTCGCAACGGACAATCGTGAAATTGAAAATCATTTATATTGCATCGGCGCTGCCATTCATACAGCAAATGAGCCAAATGCTCAGTATGCTTTTAGTGTCACTATCCCTTATTATCGATTAACCGATGAACTGAAACAAACTCTTATTAACCGTGTCTTGGAGACAAAAGAATTAATCGAAAAGATGGTATTATAA
- a CDS encoding bifunctional 2-keto-4-hydroxyglutarate aldolase/2-keto-3-deoxy-6-phosphogluconate aldolase gives MSKEKTLSRLMQAGVIAVLRAENETLANKMVHAIIKGGVEAIELTFSTPNVDQVLRQLKTELPDTLLGVGTVLDAISARIAILAGADFIVSPAFDVETAKLCNLYRIPYLPGCVSMTEMTTALQYGVDIIKLFPGSLVGPDYIKAVKAPLPQVNVMPTGGVNLENMDKWLNAGAVAVGVGGALSKVEGDDFDGLTALAKQYVDRLKEIRGE, from the coding sequence ATGAGTAAAGAAAAAACATTATCACGATTAATGCAAGCAGGTGTCATCGCTGTTTTACGTGCTGAAAATGAAACATTGGCAAATAAAATGGTGCATGCGATTATAAAAGGCGGCGTAGAGGCTATTGAATTGACGTTCTCCACGCCAAATGTTGACCAAGTACTACGTCAATTGAAGACAGAATTGCCAGACACTTTATTAGGTGTTGGGACTGTTTTAGATGCGATTTCAGCACGTATAGCCATTTTGGCTGGGGCAGATTTTATTGTCAGCCCTGCGTTTGATGTTGAGACTGCCAAATTATGTAATTTATACCGAATCCCGTACTTACCAGGCTGTGTTTCAATGACAGAAATGACGACTGCCTTACAATATGGTGTAGATATTATCAAGTTATTCCCAGGCAGTTTGGTAGGACCAGATTATATTAAAGCCGTGAAAGCACCATTGCCTCAAGTGAATGTGATGCCGACAGGTGGTGTTAATTTAGAAAACATGGATAAATGGCTAAATGCAGGTGCTGTGGCGGTAGGTGTTGGCGGTGCATTAAGTAAAGTTGAAGGCGACGATTTTGATGGTTTAACTGCTTTGGCTAAACAATATGTGGATAGATTAAAAGAAATTCGAGGTGAATAA
- a CDS encoding sugar kinase, with translation MTKVLSLGESLLRFSTTSSERLRFLNHLDVTFGGAEANVAVNLSQLDHDVRYATVIPNNELAENIYSQMRSFGVDTSQIKQTETGRLGSYFVEVGSDLRASSVLYDRAFSAIAMLDEPIWDMEALFKGVTHFHTTGITLGLSKFWHEYLVKLIQYAHEKGITVSFDMNYRQKLWTQAEAKVVFQKVLPYVDILSANRLDAKYFMDIDIETHSHPEAFLAQIAQKYPNVKVIYGTNRISITPNQYDLTGFYYDTKQLELTHSKQYKIQFANDRIGAGDAYAAAILDGIIKERPAQVLVDFAVGASVLKHTVFGDVNRFSEQQIEQFIRSSGGNIVR, from the coding sequence TTGACCAAAGTCTTATCACTGGGAGAGAGCTTGTTACGATTTTCCACAACAAGTAGCGAACGCTTACGTTTTTTGAATCATCTTGATGTGACATTCGGCGGCGCTGAAGCCAATGTTGCTGTCAATTTAAGCCAATTAGATCATGATGTTCGCTATGCAACCGTCATTCCTAATAATGAATTAGCAGAAAATATTTATTCGCAAATGCGTAGTTTTGGTGTCGATACTTCACAAATTAAACAAACTGAGACAGGTCGTTTAGGAAGTTATTTTGTGGAAGTAGGGTCAGATTTACGTGCGAGCTCAGTATTGTATGACCGTGCGTTTTCTGCTATTGCGATGTTAGATGAACCAATATGGGATATGGAGGCTTTGTTTAAGGGTGTCACACATTTTCATACGACAGGGATTACTCTAGGATTAAGTAAGTTCTGGCATGAGTATTTAGTTAAATTAATACAGTATGCGCATGAAAAAGGCATTACAGTAAGTTTTGACATGAATTATCGGCAGAAATTGTGGACGCAAGCGGAGGCTAAAGTTGTCTTTCAAAAAGTGTTGCCGTATGTGGATATATTATCTGCTAATCGCTTAGATGCAAAATATTTTATGGATATTGATATTGAAACACATAGTCATCCAGAAGCATTTTTGGCACAAATAGCGCAAAAGTATCCAAATGTTAAGGTGATTTATGGCACTAACCGGATATCGATTACGCCTAATCAATATGATTTAACCGGCTTTTATTATGATACAAAACAACTAGAATTGACGCATTCCAAACAATATAAAATTCAATTTGCTAATGATCGCATAGGCGCTGGAGATGCTTATGCAGCAGCCATACTGGATGGCATTATTAAAGAGCGACCGGCCCAAGTATTAGTAGATTTTGCGGTTGGAGCTTCCGTATTAAAACATACTGTTTTTGGGGATGTTAACCGTTTTTCTGAGCAACAAATTGAGCAATTCATCCGTTCAAGTGGCGGGAATATTGTTCGGTAA
- a CDS encoding CoA transferase, whose translation MEQALQGLKVVDMTRVLAGPYATMLLADMGADVLKIEMPGKGDDSRAYGPYVNGESAYFMSINRNKRSLTLNLKNEDAKEILIKLIKEADVLVENFRPGTMEKLGLGYDVLREINPKLIYAASSGFGHSGPYSKRPAYDGVVQAMGGIMSITGEKDGRPTRVGPSIGDVTAGLFTAIGILGALNYRNETGKGQKVDVAMLDGQVAILENAVARYFATGTSPKPAGNVHTSIFPFQPFETVDGEIMIAAGNDNLFRKLWHVFGDESVADDPRFKTNPLRGENYDEMIALITEETKKKTTQEWQTLLDEAGVPNGPINNIEMVVNDPQIKAREMILEVNHPVAGQTFLPGVPIKMSETQGYIRKAAPVLGEDTEDILMNLGYSENEIQRLREEGAI comes from the coding sequence ATGGAACAAGCATTGCAAGGATTAAAAGTTGTGGATATGACACGTGTTTTAGCTGGACCTTATGCCACAATGTTATTGGCAGATATGGGTGCAGATGTATTGAAAATTGAAATGCCTGGTAAAGGGGACGATTCTCGTGCGTATGGACCTTACGTAAATGGAGAATCGGCTTATTTTATGAGTATTAATCGAAATAAACGCAGTTTGACACTGAATTTGAAAAATGAAGATGCCAAAGAAATACTTATTAAATTGATTAAAGAAGCGGATGTATTAGTCGAAAACTTTCGTCCAGGAACGATGGAAAAATTGGGATTAGGGTACGATGTATTGAGAGAAATTAATCCAAAATTAATTTATGCTGCTTCTTCAGGTTTTGGACACTCAGGTCCATACAGTAAACGTCCTGCGTATGATGGTGTTGTTCAAGCAATGGGTGGCATTATGAGTATCACTGGTGAAAAAGATGGACGCCCAACACGAGTAGGCCCTTCTATCGGTGATGTTACCGCTGGTCTTTTTACAGCAATAGGAATTTTAGGAGCGTTAAATTACCGAAATGAAACAGGAAAAGGTCAAAAAGTGGATGTTGCAATGTTAGACGGTCAAGTTGCAATATTAGAAAACGCTGTTGCACGGTACTTTGCTACAGGGACTTCACCGAAGCCAGCGGGAAATGTACATACATCTATCTTCCCGTTCCAGCCATTTGAGACGGTAGATGGCGAAATAATGATTGCTGCAGGTAATGATAATTTATTCAGAAAATTATGGCATGTATTTGGAGACGAATCGGTAGCAGATGATCCAAGATTTAAAACTAACCCACTACGTGGTGAAAACTATGATGAAATGATAGCATTAATAACAGAGGAGACGAAGAAAAAAACAACTCAAGAATGGCAAACGCTTTTAGATGAGGCAGGTGTACCAAATGGTCCAATCAATAATATTGAAATGGTGGTTAATGACCCACAAATTAAAGCTAGAGAAATGATTCTAGAAGTTAATCACCCTGTTGCTGGTCAAACATTCTTGCCTGGTGTTCCAATAAAAATGAGTGAAACACAAGGCTATATTAGAAAAGCAGCTCCCGTATTAGGTGAGGATACAGAGGATATTTTAATGAATTTAGGATACTCTGAAAATGAAATTCAAAGATTACGTGAGGAAGGCGCAATTTAG
- a CDS encoding beta-hexosaminidase, protein MAHLVDLRKTPYNLDDKAIAWVEETIANMTLDEKIGQLFVNMGSQRTEEYLTGVLNDYKIGAVRYAPGPAADVWEQNYILQTKSKIPLIIAANTESGGNGAVTDGTKIGDEVKIAATNNPKYAYELGRLAGIEASAVGCNASFAPIMDLSRNWRNPIIANRTWGADVEQVLNLSKEYMRGIMEHGIMPFAKHFPGDGIDERDHHLSYASNPMNKDEWMASFGRIYGEMAKEGLPGIMAGHIHLPNVEKEMHPERELDDMLPASLNKTLLDELLRGELGYNGAIVTDASHMVAMTASLPRRELLPTAIEAGCDLFLFFNDPDEDLNWMKEGYEKGLLSDERLHDALRRTLGLKAKLGLHQFEGRREEIMLPKEEALKLIGTEEAKAVAAEVADKAITLVKAKQEGIFPVTPERYKRILLVEVEGYKGGFGAMINSGKKRASDTLKELLEQAGHEVSIWENTEERIKKLPEEERPRAIQNVYASKRPIAQITDNYDLIINLVDVNSGGTTQRIIWPAAKGTPDQPFYVHEVPTIVVSVNHPFALADMPQVGTYINAYDGMPSTMAALVEKLAGRSEFTGVSPVDAYCGLVDTHIWRKCK, encoded by the coding sequence ATGGCACATTTAGTTGATTTAAGAAAAACACCCTATAACTTGGATGACAAAGCGATTGCATGGGTTGAAGAGACGATTGCAAATATGACTTTAGATGAAAAAATTGGACAGTTATTTGTTAATATGGGCAGCCAGCGTACAGAAGAATACTTAACGGGCGTATTAAATGATTACAAAATTGGTGCGGTTCGTTATGCTCCAGGACCTGCTGCTGATGTGTGGGAACAAAACTATATTTTACAGACTAAGTCTAAGATTCCATTGATTATTGCGGCGAACACTGAATCAGGTGGTAACGGTGCTGTGACCGATGGAACGAAAATTGGTGATGAAGTTAAAATTGCAGCAACTAATAATCCTAAGTATGCCTATGAATTAGGTCGTTTAGCAGGAATTGAAGCATCTGCAGTAGGGTGTAATGCGTCATTTGCACCGATTATGGACCTTAGTCGAAATTGGCGCAATCCCATTATTGCCAACCGTACTTGGGGAGCTGACGTTGAGCAAGTCTTAAACTTATCTAAGGAATATATGCGTGGTATCATGGAGCACGGAATCATGCCATTTGCAAAACATTTCCCAGGTGATGGGATCGACGAACGCGACCATCACTTATCTTATGCATCGAACCCAATGAATAAGGACGAGTGGATGGCAAGTTTCGGCCGTATTTATGGTGAAATGGCGAAGGAAGGACTACCAGGGATTATGGCTGGTCATATTCATTTACCTAATGTTGAAAAAGAAATGCATCCTGAACGTGAACTTGATGACATGCTACCAGCTTCATTAAACAAAACATTATTGGATGAGTTATTACGTGGCGAGCTAGGTTATAATGGAGCGATTGTAACGGACGCTTCCCATATGGTGGCAATGACAGCTTCGTTACCACGTCGTGAATTATTACCGACAGCCATCGAAGCAGGATGTGACCTCTTCTTATTCTTCAATGATCCAGATGAAGACTTGAATTGGATGAAGGAAGGTTATGAAAAAGGTTTACTATCTGATGAACGTTTGCATGATGCATTGCGTCGGACACTCGGTTTAAAAGCTAAACTTGGACTTCACCAATTCGAAGGTCGCCGTGAAGAAATAATGTTGCCAAAAGAAGAAGCACTGAAATTAATTGGGACAGAAGAAGCCAAGGCGGTTGCAGCTGAAGTAGCAGATAAAGCCATTACACTAGTCAAAGCAAAACAAGAAGGCATCTTCCCGGTGACACCAGAACGCTACAAACGTATCTTATTAGTAGAAGTAGAAGGTTATAAGGGTGGATTTGGTGCGATGATTAACTCTGGTAAGAAACGCGCGTCAGACACCTTAAAAGAGTTATTAGAACAAGCAGGACATGAAGTGTCAATTTGGGAGAACACAGAGGAACGTATTAAAAAACTGCCGGAAGAAGAACGTCCTCGTGCGATTCAAAATGTTTATGCTTCCAAACGCCCAATCGCTCAAATTACTGATAATTACGATTTAATTATCAACCTTGTCGATGTTAACTCTGGTGGAACCACACAACGAATTATTTGGCCAGCAGCAAAAGGGACTCCAGACCAACCATTTTATGTTCATGAAGTGCCAACCATCGTTGTGTCCGTAAACCATCCATTTGCATTAGCGGATATGCCACAAGTAGGGACATATATTAATGCGTATGATGGTATGCCAAGTACGATGGCTGCATTAGTAGAAAAATTAGCCGGGCGCTCAGAATTTACAGGTGTATCACCAGTTGATGCTTACTGTGGTTTGGTTGATACACATATTTGGCGTAAGTGTAAGTAA
- the kduD gene encoding 2-dehydro-3-deoxy-D-gluconate 5-dehydrogenase KduD has product MSELNLYSRNFFDLDGKVIIVTGGNTGLGQAYAVAFAESGADLFISTHDDNWETTRELIEAKGRKVHFFQIDLTAEGAADAVVKECLDVYGKIDVLVNNAGTIRRAPLLEYKDEDWRAVMDINLNASYYLSHAVAKVMAEQKSGKIINVASMLAFQGGKFVPPYTASKHAVAGITKAFANELGALNIQVNAIAPGYIKTANTAPIREDEVRNKEILDRIPAGHWAEPHELMGAIVFLASRASDYVNGHILAVDGGWLVR; this is encoded by the coding sequence ATGTCAGAACTAAATCTATATTCAAGAAACTTTTTTGATTTAGATGGTAAAGTAATTATCGTAACTGGAGGCAACACTGGACTAGGACAAGCGTATGCCGTTGCATTTGCAGAGTCGGGTGCAGATTTGTTTATCTCTACGCACGATGATAATTGGGAGACTACCCGTGAATTAATTGAAGCAAAAGGGCGTAAAGTACACTTTTTCCAAATTGATTTAACCGCTGAAGGTGCTGCAGATGCTGTGGTTAAAGAATGCTTAGATGTATATGGAAAAATTGATGTATTAGTAAATAACGCAGGGACTATCCGTCGTGCACCATTATTAGAATATAAAGATGAAGATTGGCGTGCGGTAATGGATATTAACTTGAATGCATCTTACTATTTAAGCCATGCGGTAGCAAAAGTGATGGCCGAACAAAAATCAGGCAAAATCATTAATGTGGCTTCTATGTTAGCATTCCAAGGAGGAAAATTTGTTCCACCGTATACAGCAAGTAAGCATGCAGTAGCAGGAATTACAAAAGCTTTTGCGAATGAATTAGGTGCATTAAACATTCAAGTAAATGCTATTGCGCCAGGCTATATTAAGACAGCCAATACTGCTCCAATTCGTGAGGATGAAGTACGTAATAAAGAAATTTTAGACCGTATTCCAGCAGGTCATTGGGCAGAACCGCATGAACTAATGGGAGCTATTGTATTCTTGGCAAGTCGTGCGTCAGATTACGTGAATGGTCATATTTTAGCTGTTGATGGCGGTTGGTTAGTTCGTTAG
- a CDS encoding HAD family hydrolase, with protein MLNNEFVFCVDSDGCAMDTMTYKHELFFGPIAADVFEITDRETFLTEWNRVNLYSKTRGVNRFVALVMCLDFAGVQGIDNLKQWVETTTSLSNASLEKALAEHLSDDLQKALDWSNEVNRQIKGYTGDSLAFSGVLEGLKTLHQLARVYVVSSANREAVEEEWVEQGLYNHIDEMYCQDKGKKEDVIAELIRNGYAPERIMMVGDSPGDFDAAKQNGTAFYPILVNREVESWTNLRETVAEKFVNETFTETNQEILVTAFWNNLEL; from the coding sequence ATGTTAAATAATGAATTTGTATTCTGCGTGGACTCAGATGGGTGTGCAATGGACACAATGACCTATAAGCACGAGTTGTTTTTTGGTCCGATTGCAGCAGATGTTTTTGAAATAACAGATAGAGAGACTTTCCTTACGGAGTGGAACCGTGTGAATTTATACTCTAAAACTCGTGGTGTTAACCGTTTTGTTGCGTTAGTGATGTGCCTTGATTTTGCAGGAGTTCAGGGAATTGATAACCTTAAGCAATGGGTTGAGACGACAACCTCTTTGTCAAATGCTTCATTAGAGAAAGCTTTGGCAGAACATCTGAGCGATGATTTACAAAAAGCGTTGGATTGGTCCAACGAAGTGAATCGCCAGATTAAAGGTTATACCGGGGATAGCCTAGCGTTTTCAGGTGTGCTAGAAGGACTAAAAACTCTACATCAATTGGCAAGAGTCTATGTCGTCAGTTCAGCCAATCGGGAAGCTGTCGAAGAAGAGTGGGTAGAACAAGGATTGTACAATCACATTGATGAAATGTATTGTCAAGATAAGGGTAAGAAAGAAGATGTAATTGCCGAACTGATTCGTAACGGGTATGCGCCAGAGCGCATTATGATGGTAGGTGATTCGCCGGGAGATTTCGATGCTGCAAAACAAAATGGAACAGCATTTTATCCAATTTTAGTGAATCGAGAAGTAGAGTCTTGGACGAATCTACGTGAAACAGTCGCTGAGAAATTTGTAAATGAAACATTTACAGAAACGAATCAAGAAATATTAGTAACAGCATTTTGGAATAATTTAGAATTGTGA
- a CDS encoding mandelate racemase/muconate lactonizing enzyme family protein — protein sequence MSVDKIKSVDVRLICVPLAKPVSDAKVIQGKQTPLKEVMITVATIITEDGREGIGYTYCKRFGGPAQYSLSKEYAPLLIGEDPNDISRLWNKLLWSSISIGNSGVAVQAITPFDIALWDLKAKRAGLSISKLLGQHKDEVPCYNTTGGFLQDTIEEVIENAHKVLSEGAGGIKIKVGQPDWREDVRRVAALRKSVGDQVPIMIDANQQWDVSTALKAGRYFDEYNLVWFEEPVGAHDVDGHYRLSRELSTPIATGEMLTSFREGLPYLERGAFDVCQLDCPRIGGITQYRKVMERAEEKRIVLAPHYSMEIHLPLVACYSGDVWVEHFEWFEQVGIFNEKVEMKNGMMKVPTRPGMGLSLNMEVVNHLLVDSVHFE from the coding sequence ATGTCAGTTGATAAAATAAAATCAGTAGATGTACGTTTAATTTGCGTTCCATTAGCCAAACCAGTTAGTGACGCAAAAGTTATTCAAGGAAAACAAACACCATTAAAAGAAGTTATGATTACTGTTGCAACCATTATTACTGAGGATGGTAGAGAAGGAATAGGATACACTTACTGTAAGCGTTTTGGTGGGCCAGCACAATACTCATTATCAAAAGAATATGCGCCGTTATTAATTGGTGAAGATCCTAATGATATTTCAAGGTTGTGGAATAAATTATTATGGTCTAGTATTTCAATCGGTAATAGTGGTGTTGCAGTACAGGCTATCACACCTTTTGATATTGCTTTATGGGATTTAAAAGCAAAACGTGCGGGATTGTCAATTAGTAAATTGTTAGGGCAGCATAAAGATGAAGTACCTTGCTATAATACAACAGGAGGCTTTTTGCAAGACACAATTGAGGAAGTAATTGAAAATGCACACAAAGTACTTTCTGAAGGTGCCGGAGGAATTAAAATAAAAGTTGGTCAACCAGATTGGCGTGAAGATGTTCGTCGTGTTGCAGCGTTACGTAAATCGGTCGGAGATCAAGTTCCTATTATGATTGATGCAAATCAACAATGGGATGTATCGACTGCGTTAAAGGCGGGGCGATATTTTGATGAATATAATTTAGTTTGGTTTGAGGAACCAGTAGGTGCTCATGATGTAGATGGTCATTATCGTTTATCACGAGAATTATCAACACCTATTGCGACAGGAGAAATGTTAACAAGCTTTAGAGAGGGTTTACCATACTTGGAGCGAGGTGCATTTGATGTTTGTCAGTTAGATTGTCCAAGAATTGGTGGAATTACTCAGTATCGTAAAGTAATGGAAAGAGCTGAAGAGAAGAGAATAGTATTAGCTCCTCATTATAGTATGGAAATTCATTTGCCACTTGTTGCTTGTTATAGTGGTGACGTATGGGTAGAACATTTTGAATGGTTTGAACAAGTTGGAATCTTCAATGAAAAAGTGGAGATGAAGAATGGTATGATGAAAGTTCCTACTCGACCAGGGATGGGATTATCATTAAATATGGAAGTTGTTAATCATTTACTGGTAGATTCAGTACATTTTGAATAG
- a CDS encoding LysR family transcriptional regulator has product MDINLLCQFKKVAETEHLTQAAKSLHIAQPALSRNIARLEETVGVKLFTRNGKSISLNHFGKILLRHTNTIIEELNLAKKEIENAVSTEKQTLFISMYAASKLLPDIIFQFNHLYPKISLNIVQENLGNKDKSFDIQIYSSSTPNYDTHGETLLHEEILIALPKSHPLSNKKVIEVKDLQHLDFICMPKGKSLRKITDDFCHRVGIEPNIIFECETPDLTRELISTGIAAAFIPEKTWSGIKTEYIAIRRLTDFKCQRYINAVYPSPKYRSKSADLFITFIQNYFSKLA; this is encoded by the coding sequence ATGGATATCAACTTATTATGTCAATTTAAAAAAGTAGCTGAAACCGAACATCTTACTCAAGCTGCAAAATCACTACATATTGCACAACCTGCTCTGAGCCGTAATATAGCTCGATTAGAAGAAACAGTTGGTGTAAAATTATTTACTCGAAATGGAAAAAGCATCTCTTTGAATCATTTCGGAAAAATACTACTAAGACATACTAATACAATTATTGAAGAATTAAATTTAGCCAAAAAAGAAATAGAGAATGCAGTCAGTACAGAAAAACAAACGCTTTTTATCTCCATGTATGCCGCTTCGAAATTATTACCTGATATTATTTTCCAATTTAATCACCTTTATCCAAAAATTTCTTTAAATATTGTCCAAGAAAATCTTGGGAATAAAGATAAATCTTTCGATATACAGATATATTCTTCATCTACACCAAATTATGATACGCATGGAGAGACTCTTCTGCATGAAGAAATATTGATTGCTTTACCAAAAAGCCACCCTTTGAGCAACAAAAAGGTAATAGAAGTAAAGGATTTACAGCATTTAGACTTTATATGTATGCCAAAAGGAAAAAGCCTCCGGAAAATTACAGATGATTTTTGTCATCGTGTTGGAATTGAACCAAACATTATTTTTGAGTGCGAAACACCCGATTTAACACGCGAACTCATATCAACGGGTATTGCAGCAGCTTTTATTCCTGAAAAAACGTGGTCTGGGATTAAAACAGAATACATTGCTATTCGTCGTTTAACAGACTTCAAATGTCAGAGATATATTAACGCGGTATATCCTTCTCCAAAATATAGAAGTAAGTCTGCTGATTTATTCATTACATTCATTCAAAATTACTTTTCAAAGCTTGCTTAG